The segment ACCGTGCTGGAAGAGGTCGAACTGCACGGCGTGCCGCATGCACGCATGTCCGCCGACCTGGCGCATTATCCGCCCTGTGACGACCCGACGGCGGGCTGGTTCATGAAGCCGGGGCGGCGGGCATGACCGAAACGCTGGCTGATATGGCCGAGGCTCTGCGCGCGCACCCGGCGATCCGGTCCAAGCTGGGGATTGCTCAGGCCGCCGGGATGCTGGGGCTGACCGCCAGCGCGCCCGGCCGCCCGGGCGACGATGCGGCGATGATCGAAACGGTGGAGGGCTTTGACCTCTTCGCGGGGGAGGGCTTCATCCCCGCCTTCGTTCAGGCCGACCCGTGGTTCGCGGGCTGGTGCGGGGTCATGGTGAACCTGTCGGATATCGCCGCGATGGGCGGTCGGGCCACGGCGCTGATCGACCAGGTCTGGGCCCCGAATGCCGATCTTGCCGCGCCCTTGATGAAGGGGCTGCGTGATGCCGCCACGGCCTATGGCGTGCCTCTGGTAGGTGGCCATACCAACTTTGCGGCTGCCGAACTGAACCTCGCCGTGTCGGTGCTGGGCAAGGCCCGAGCACCTGTGACCAGCTTCGATGCCCTCCCCGGCGACGTGCTGCTGGCCGCCATCGACCACCGGGGCCGCTACGTGAACTTCGACAATTTCTGTGCCGCTCTCGACGCACCACACGACCGCCTGCGCGGTGATCTGGCGCTGTTGCCCTCGCTCGCCGAGGCAGGATTGCTGCGCGCTGGCAAAGACATCAGCCAGGGCGGCATCGCGGGGACTGCGCTCATGCTCTGCGAAAGCTCGGGTGTGGGTGCAGTGCTCGACCTCGACAGCATCCTGCCGCCCGCCGATGTGTCATTGCTGCGCTGGCTGCACAGCTTCCCCAGCTTCGGATTCCTGCTCTCTGTCGCGCCGGAGCACGCGGCCGAGGTCTGCCTTGCCTTCCGGGGGCGCGGCATCTGGGCCGACCCCATCGGCAGCATTACCGAAGGTTCCGACCTTCGCCTGCAACGCGACCATGAGACCGCATTGTTCTGGGACCATGCCCAGACACCATACTTGTCGCCGTCCCGAAAGGAGCGAGCCGATGCCTGAGATGCACTGGACCCTGCGCTGGCCCGATGGCAGCGAAGAGCGCTGCTATTCCCCGTCGAGCGTCATCACCGAATTGTTCACTCCGGGGCAAAGCTACCCGCTGCCGGACTTCTTGCTGCGAGCCCGGATCGCGATGGAGCGCGCCTCTAACCGGGTCGAACGCAAATACGGCTTCGCCTGCTCTTCCGCGATGGATCAGCTCGACCGGATCGAACGGCGGGTCGCCGATTTCGAAGGGCAGCCCGACGCGCAGGTCACCTGCCTGTCGATCGCATGAAAAGGACCGAGACCATGAAAAACGCAAACATCCCGCATGTCGCTGTCGCGATTGTCGGCGGCGGTCAGGCCGGCCTTTCCGTGGCCTGTCAGCTGCAAAAGAAGGGCATCGAAAGCGTCGTCTTCGAACGCCACGAGAAATTCCATTCCTGGCGTGTGAACCGGTGGGACAGCTTCTGCCTTGTCACGCCGAACTGGCAATGCCGTCTGCCCGGATTCCACTACGACAAGGAATTCGGCGGTACCGACCCTGACGGTTTCATGCTGCGCGAGGATATCACCACGTATCTCGACGCATTCGCCGCGACCTTCGAGCCGAACCTCTACGAACATGTCACGGTGACCCGCATCGCGCATCATCCGCAGGGCGGGTACGTGGTCGAGACGACCATCGGCACATGGACCTGTGATCAGGTGGTGATCGCCACGGGCGGCTATGACAAGCCCATCGAGCCCGCCTATGCCGAGGCGCTGGACCCGACCATCGTGCAGATGCACTCGGTCGATTACCGCAACCCGGCGCAACTCCCGGAAGGCGACGTGCTGATCGTGGGCACCGGTCAATCCGGCGTGCAGATCATGGAGGATTTCGTAAGGGCAGGGCGGGGCGTACACCTTGCCGTCGGCCCCGCGCCGCGCAGCCCGCGCAAGTATCGCGGCCGCGACGCGACCGACTGGCTGCACGACGCCGGGCATTACAGGGTCACCATCGACACCCATCCCGACCCGGTGAAGGCGATGACGCAGACCAACCACTACATGTCCGGCCGCGACGGCGGGAAGGAGATTGACCTGCGCAAGTGGCATGTGGATCACGGGGTCGAGCTGTATGGCTCTCTGGCGAACATGGACGGGCGCAGGCTGGAATTCCTGCCCGACCTCGCCAAGAACCTCGACGACGCCGACCGCAGCTACGTCGGCATCCGCGACCAGATCGACAGCTACATCGCCCGGACCGGCATCGACGCGCCCGAAGAGCCCCCTTTCGTCAAGGTCTGGGAGCCGGAATCCGAGCGCACGGAACTGGACATCAAGGAGGCCGGTATCGCGTCGGTCCTCTGGGCCATAGGGTTCCGTCCGGACTATTCCTGGATCGAAGTCGATGTCTTCGACGCGCGGGGCAAACCGAAGTTCCACCGCGGTGTCACGGATGTGCACGGTTTCCACTTCATCGGCCTGGGCTGGCTGAACACCTGGGGCTCGGGCCGGTTCCTGGGGATCGAGGAGGACAGCGCCTATCTTGCCAACCAGATCGCCGCGCAACTGAAGGATACCAGCAAGCGGGCGGTCGCCTGATGGCGGTCGTCGCCTTTGTGGCCCGCCCCGCGCCGGTCGAGATCTGCGCCGACCTACCGCTTGGCATGGCGCAGCTGTCGCCGGACGGGCTGTCCGAGCAATGGGTCCTGCGCTTTTGCGGCGATCAGCATTGGGCACTGATCGCCAAGGCGCTTGGCCAGCGCGAGGCGGTGTTCCACGCGGCAGACGGGCGGCCGGTCTACGCTGCGTTCTGCGCCACGTCGCTGAGTTTGCAGCCGTCCGCGTCGTTGCTGGGGCGCG is part of the Sagittula sp. P11 genome and harbors:
- a CDS encoding sll0787 family AIR synthase-like protein, whose protein sequence is MTETLADMAEALRAHPAIRSKLGIAQAAGMLGLTASAPGRPGDDAAMIETVEGFDLFAGEGFIPAFVQADPWFAGWCGVMVNLSDIAAMGGRATALIDQVWAPNADLAAPLMKGLRDAATAYGVPLVGGHTNFAAAELNLAVSVLGKARAPVTSFDALPGDVLLAAIDHRGRYVNFDNFCAALDAPHDRLRGDLALLPSLAEAGLLRAGKDISQGGIAGTALMLCESSGVGAVLDLDSILPPADVSLLRWLHSFPSFGFLLSVAPEHAAEVCLAFRGRGIWADPIGSITEGSDLRLQRDHETALFWDHAQTPYLSPSRKERADA
- a CDS encoding MSMEG_0570 family nitrogen starvation response protein, with translation MPEMHWTLRWPDGSEERCYSPSSVITELFTPGQSYPLPDFLLRARIAMERASNRVERKYGFACSSAMDQLDRIERRVADFEGQPDAQVTCLSIA
- a CDS encoding MSMEG_0569 family flavin-dependent oxidoreductase; this encodes MKNANIPHVAVAIVGGGQAGLSVACQLQKKGIESVVFERHEKFHSWRVNRWDSFCLVTPNWQCRLPGFHYDKEFGGTDPDGFMLREDITTYLDAFAATFEPNLYEHVTVTRIAHHPQGGYVVETTIGTWTCDQVVIATGGYDKPIEPAYAEALDPTIVQMHSVDYRNPAQLPEGDVLIVGTGQSGVQIMEDFVRAGRGVHLAVGPAPRSPRKYRGRDATDWLHDAGHYRVTIDTHPDPVKAMTQTNHYMSGRDGGKEIDLRKWHVDHGVELYGSLANMDGRRLEFLPDLAKNLDDADRSYVGIRDQIDSYIARTGIDAPEEPPFVKVWEPESERTELDIKEAGIASVLWAIGFRPDYSWIEVDVFDARGKPKFHRGVTDVHGFHFIGLGWLNTWGSGRFLGIEEDSAYLANQIAAQLKDTSKRAVA